The window GTAGCGATTGGCCCAGAAGAGGTAGTGCAGGAAATTTAATCCACTTAATATACACATCAGCCAGTAAAACCTCTCAAGGTGATAATGATTCAAGTTGCTGCCAAAGAGCCATGGTGTGTGTCCATAGGCACTGGTGACATGATTGATTATGGATACAAGCACTGAGCTGAGGTAATATCCCATAGCCAGTGAGGCCCAGGAGAGAGATGTGGCTAAGGATCTCATCCTTGATGGTGCCTCAGTGAAGAAAAACTCCATCATGCCAGCCAGAGTGAAAAGGTCAGCTGATCCAAGGAACAAGTACTGCAAAGCCacccaaaaaaatgttataggTAGAGGTTCTGCAGAATTTAGTAGCCCCAGTTTGGCTGCCACCTTTTTTCGCTTTGTTTCTACCAATGCTGCCACTGCCATGGCTATGATAGAGAGGAATAGCCCTGTCCCTATTCTTTGTAAATGTGTTATCCCCATTTcagttttggttatttttctgGCAAGTGGAATGATTACATGGTTATAGATCGGAGCAAGGATCATGATAAAGAGAACAGGGAAGACAGGGAGAGAAGCTGGTGGGATCTTTGAGGAGCCAAGCTTAGTATTCATTGTAGCAGCTTGTTGGACTGAAAAGGTAGAGAGCTGAGCAAGACAGCAGTTTAGCATTATGGTAGACATGAAGATTGGGATTATCCTTAATACTACCTTGACTTCTTCTACTTCCTTGACTGTGCATTCTAGCATTGGGGGGGCATTCTGTTTGATTGCTGCTTTGTTAAGGAAGTCGAGACTTTCTGTTGGTTCTTGACTTGGCACCTTTTCTTTTCCATGACTGTCTTCTTTGTCACCTGTTTCTGTTATATAGGTTAGGCTTGAGGTTGTGATCATGACAGCATTGCTAGAATTTCTAGATTTGCATGTGTTGTAAATTGACGCAGCAAGAACCTGTtggacaaaaatgaaaagagttATCTTTTGTCAGCTCCAGCTCTACAAATTTGTAGTGCATTATACTTCAGTTGTTCTAAACTCTACCTTGAACATTGTTGTGATGGGGCTTCCTGAAGGAATTTTAGTCCTGTAAGTTGGAGAACCTAGGAGGAACACTGGAATGGACATCAGTATTGTTGCAGTAGAAATTCCAAAACCCCACTGCCAGCCTTTATTGTCTTCAATCCACACTACAAAAGTAACTGCAATTAGAGCTCCACAAGAGAGGCAGAACACATAGTAGTTAAAGTATGATGACCTCTGTTTCCTTCCTTGTGTGGTGGTCTCATCAAACTGCTCAGCTCCATGTGGTGGAAGAGAACCTTTTATCCCTCCAACACCTAGAGCCACTAGATATAGGCCTGCAAATAACATCACTGCTTCTGCACCATGAACTTCCTGGCATGGACTATTAGCGTTCACTAAGATGCATGGTGGTGGTTTCAAGGATGCAACATGAGCTTGAATTGTCAGTATTAGCAGACCCTGTTTCATTGGTCAGAGTTTGTTAATAAGACATGTAAATGTGGAATATTATTGCAGGATCTTTGgagtaaataaatttttttctatcatCCAATTCTCAAAGTCTATAGGGTGGACTAACCAGGGTGTGACACCAACAGTCCTCGGATTTTGCTTAATATAAGTTAATATAAATGTGTTTTAAAGAACCAAATACCCTAAAGTTGGACGGAGCCGATTTCTATTTGGTACTTGAATTTCTCTATTgccaaattgtttttttttttttttttttttttgggtgctcaCGGCCAAATTGGATGgttaatttcattaattatgCTTGACTTTTTTCAACTCATCACATGGTATGACAACAGTCTATTGTCCTCTTGTACTGGGCTGTACCACCTAAATGGGAGATCGATTTCTTTCCACCAATTGAAACTTCTCAAAGAACCAATGGCAGATCACCTATGGGGTCAAGCCAGGTCACAACTGAATGAGATTTGACACTATGGGAaaacgttttttattttttaatgtaactCTCTAATGTCATTGTTGACTGTCTTTATGTTATATTTCCTTATTTCTGAATTCTGACATTCATATTTCAATTAAGTCATTGATGTTATTTGACGTAGATAGTAGGGGCATTAACAGGTGGGTCTagatttttcccttttattttccaACATCATCTTTGCCATACCATTGGCACATGCATGGATGAGTTATGGTGTGGTTCATCCTGCTGTAAAATACTATTTAGATATTCAAAAAGGTGAGTCCTACCACCTATGCTTCATGCCCTACTTAAACAGTGTTGTCAAGACTCAAGAAGGACCTGACAGAGCCAACTTGGTGATCTCTTGCCTAACTCATGGAGCTAATTAGTGACAACCACCACACAACTTGAAAACAGAACTCCTATATATCATTATTTTGCTATTTTGCATGCCTGTTAGAAGCTATGAAGGTTTTGTTGGAAACTCACCATAAATTCTATTGCAGCACTAGTCAAATAGATGCGATAAGTACTGAAGAATGCATCTGCCAAAAAGCCACCAAGGAGAGCAAGGAGAAAGGCTGTTCCCATGAAATTGGTAACGTTGTTGGCAGAACTGGATGgagaaaaatgcatgaattttGACATGTAGAGCACAAGATTGCTTGCATTGGCAAGGTATGCTAGGTTCTCCAATATCTCCACAACTA of the Quercus robur chromosome 10, dhQueRobu3.1, whole genome shotgun sequence genome contains:
- the LOC126702686 gene encoding protein NRT1/ PTR FAMILY 4.6-like isoform X1, which encodes MDEAHLNTWQGYVDWRNRPALKGRHGGMLAASFVLVVEILENLAYLANASNLVLYMSKFMHFSPSSSANNVTNFMGTAFLLALLGGFLADAFFSTYRIYLTSAAIEFMGLLILTIQAHVASLKPPPCILVNANSPCQEVHGAEAVMLFAGLYLVALGVGGIKGSLPPHGAEQFDETTTQGRKQRSSYFNYYVFCLSCGALIAVTFVVWIEDNKGWQWGFGISTATILMSIPVFLLGSPTYRTKIPSGSPITTMFKVLAASIYNTCKSRNSSNAVMITTSSLTYITETGDKEDSHGKEKVPSQEPTESLDFLNKAAIKQNAPPMLECTVKEVEEVKVVLRIIPIFMSTIMLNCCLAQLSTFSVQQAATMNTKLGSSKIPPASLPVFPVLFIMILAPIYNHVIIPLARKITKTEMGITHLQRIGTGLFLSIIAMAVAALVETKRKKVAAKLGLLNSAEPLPITFFWVALQYLFLGSADLFTLAGMMEFFFTEAPSRMRSLATSLSWASLAMGYYLSSVLVSIINHVTSAYGHTPWLFGSNLNHYHLERFYWLMCILSGLNFLHYLFWANRYKYRSMGPDN
- the LOC126702686 gene encoding protein NRT1/ PTR FAMILY 4.6-like isoform X3; this translates as MAACSLLPLSWGLLILTIQAHVASLKPPPCILVNANSPCQEVHGAEAVMLFAGLYLVALGVGGIKGSLPPHGAEQFDETTTQGRKQRSSYFNYYVFCLSCGALIAVTFVVWIEDNKGWQWGFGISTATILMSIPVFLLGSPTYRTKIPSGSPITTMFKVLAASIYNTCKSRNSSNAVMITTSSLTYITETGDKEDSHGKEKVPSQEPTESLDFLNKAAIKQNAPPMLECTVKEVEEVKVVLRIIPIFMSTIMLNCCLAQLSTFSVQQAATMNTKLGSSKIPPASLPVFPVLFIMILAPIYNHVIIPLARKITKTEMGITHLQRIGTGLFLSIIAMAVAALVETKRKKVAAKLGLLNSAEPLPITFFWVALQYLFLGSADLFTLAGMMEFFFTEAPSRMRSLATSLSWASLAMGYYLSSVLVSIINHVTSAYGHTPWLFGSNLNHYHLERFYWLMCILSGLNFLHYLFWANRYKYRSMGPDN
- the LOC126702686 gene encoding protein NRT1/ PTR FAMILY 4.6-like isoform X2, producing the protein MGTAFLLALLGGFLADAFFSTYRIYLTSAAIEFMGLLILTIQAHVASLKPPPCILVNANSPCQEVHGAEAVMLFAGLYLVALGVGGIKGSLPPHGAEQFDETTTQGRKQRSSYFNYYVFCLSCGALIAVTFVVWIEDNKGWQWGFGISTATILMSIPVFLLGSPTYRTKIPSGSPITTMFKVLAASIYNTCKSRNSSNAVMITTSSLTYITETGDKEDSHGKEKVPSQEPTESLDFLNKAAIKQNAPPMLECTVKEVEEVKVVLRIIPIFMSTIMLNCCLAQLSTFSVQQAATMNTKLGSSKIPPASLPVFPVLFIMILAPIYNHVIIPLARKITKTEMGITHLQRIGTGLFLSIIAMAVAALVETKRKKVAAKLGLLNSAEPLPITFFWVALQYLFLGSADLFTLAGMMEFFFTEAPSRMRSLATSLSWASLAMGYYLSSVLVSIINHVTSAYGHTPWLFGSNLNHYHLERFYWLMCILSGLNFLHYLFWANRYKYRSMGPDN